The following proteins are co-located in the Silene latifolia isolate original U9 population chromosome 1, ASM4854445v1, whole genome shotgun sequence genome:
- the LOC141598858 gene encoding mediator of RNA polymerase II transcription subunit 33A-like, with translation MSNGVVWDNILDLTKSAQKNNTDPIHWAIQLSAILHSAELTHPSVELAELLVSHICFDNNIPIAWKFLDAALSLHLVSPLLVLALLSSRAIPSRRLHPTAYRLYMELLKRHSSLVSQVNESCQDKTLKAVNDALHLSDVYGYAPADPAVLMVLFIFSSVWQLVDASLDDEGLLEYTLDKKSNWLTRLQDMEIDVHSHFQDNRIEYRERMLKANTLMAIDLIAEYLENKVTSRILFLVSQNMPSNWRTFVQRLQLLASKSAALRNSKNTTPEVFVRMASDTCELLSSENKTSLQKQFHAVMAPGSFVSLAAQCHGASCSSLWIPIDLFLEDAMEGIIVTPTCAIDTLTGMVKSLRALNSTSWHDTFLGLWIAALRLVQRERNPCEGPIARLDTCLCMLLSIMPLVLGNLIEEEECALDKELEFCQTENKQVSRIRRCGLVSSLEQLGEYEGLLTPPSCVASLANQAAAKAMIYYSGINVSNTYLDSVSISDMPLNCDGNMRHLIVEACIARNLLDVSAYMWPSYVNARVNQVPRSVAGQVTGWSSLMKGSPLTSALMNALVSSPASSLEELEKLYQIAVGGSDDEKIRAATVFCGASLVRGWNVQEHTVLFILRLLSPPIPPEYSGSDSHLISQGPFLNVLLVGIATIDIVQIFSLHGLVPQLAAELMSICEGFGSCSPKVSWALPTGEEINSHAVFSSAFTLLLKLWSFEHTPLEQAMGDLPSVASQLSPEYLLLVRNSQLASPSHCSNYLTKSQKISKLLSPPSTQPIFVDSFPKLKCWYRQHQACIASPLSGLTPGTPVHQIVESLLNMLFKKVNRSTTSGSSSSSSSAVEEAVLRLQLPAWDILEALPFVLDAALTACAHDKLSPRDLATGLCDTLYNIHLPSVHDQWNNSMLFGF, from the exons ATGTCAAACGGCGTCGTATGGGACAATATCTTAGACCTAACAAAATCAGCTCAAAAGAACAATACTGACCCGATTCACTGGGCGATTCAACTCAGCGCGATCCTCCACTCCGCCGAGTTAACTCATCCCTCAGTCGAACTCGCTGAGTTACTTGTCTCGCATATTTGCTTCGATAATAATATTCCTATCGCATGGAAGTTTCTAGACGCTGCTTTGTCTCTTCACCTTGTTTCTCCTCTCCTTGTTCTTGCGCTCCTCTCTTCCAG GGCGATTCCGAGTCGGCGTTTGCATCCTACAGCCTATAGACTGTACATGGAACTTCTTAAGAGACACAGCTCTCTGGTATCTCAAGTAAATGAATCCTGTCAAGATAA GACTTTGAAAGCTGTCAACGATGCTCTACACCTTTCAGATGTTTATGGCTATGCACCTGCTGATCCTGCTGTTCTTATGGTGCTTTTCATTTTCTCTAGTGTGTGGCAGTTAGTTGATGCTTCACTGGATGATGAAGGGCTACTCGAATACACTCTTGATAAGAAGTCTAACTGGCTGACCAGGTTACAGGATATGGAAATTGATGTCCATAGTCACTTTCAGGATAATCGGATCGAATATCGAGAGAGAATGCTTAAAGCAAATACTTTGATGGCTATTGACCTGATTGCAGAATATTTGGAAAATAAAGTTACTTCCAGGATTCTTTTCCTTGTAAGCCAAAATAT GCCCTCAAATTGGAGGACTTTTGTGCAGCGATTACAATTGCTTGCCTCTAAGTCAGCAGCTTTAAGGAACTCCAAGAACACAACTCCAGAAGTCTTTGTGCGAATGGCATCTGATACATGTGAACTTCTATCTTCGGAAAACAAAACAAGCTTACAGAAGCAGTTTCATGCTGTAATGGCCCCTGGATCCTTTGTCTCATTAGCTGCTCAATGTCATGGTGCTAGTTGTTCTTCTCTTTGGATTCCTATTGACTTGTTTCTTGAAGATGCTATGGAGGGTATtattgtaactccaacttgtgcCATTGATACCCTTACTG GTATGGTGAAATCACTCCGGGCACTTAACAGTACGTCATGGCACGACACCTTTCTAGGCTTGTGGATTGCAGCGCTGCGTCTTGTTCAGAGG GAAAGGAACCCCTGTGAGGGCCCCATAGCTCGCCTTGATACTTGCTTGTGCATGTTATTGTCCATTATGCCTCTTGTACTTGGCAACCTGATTGAGGAAGAAGAATGTGCCTTGGATAAGGAGCTTGAGTTCTGTCAAACAGAGAATAAACAGGTTTCAAGGATTCGTCGTTGTGGGCTGGTTTCTAGTTTAGAGCAATTAGGTGAATATGAAGGCTTGTTAACTCCTCCTTCATGTGTTGCGTCACTAGCGAATCAGGCTGCTGCCAAAGCAATGATTTATTATTCGGGGATCAATGTCAGTAACACATATCTTGATTCTGTCAGCATCAGTGATATGCCCTTGAATTGTG ATGGAAATATGCGGCACCTTATTGTGGAGGCTTGCATCGCCAGAAATTTGTTAGACGTCTCTGCTTATATGTGGCCCAGTTATGTGAATGCACGTGTCAATCAGGTTCCCCGTAGTGTTGCTGGACAGGTTACTGGTTGGTCGTCGTTGATGAAAGGTTCACCCCTTACATCTGCATTGATGAATGCTTTGGTTTCCAGTCCTGCTTCAAG CTTAGAAGAGCTGGAGAAACTATATCAGATTGCAGTTGGCGGGTCAGATGATGAAAAGATACGTGCAGCTACCGTTTTCTGTGGGGCATCTCTTGTCCGTGGCTGGAATGTGCAG GAGCACACAGTTCTGTTTATTTTGAGGTTGCTGTCTCCTCCTATTCCACCAGAGTATTCTGGAAGTGATAGTCATTTAATTAGTCAGGGACCATTTCTCAATGTCCTTCTTGTTGGAATAGCAACAATTGATATTGTTCAGATCTTTTCACTCCATGGCTTG GTTCCACAACTTGCTGCAGAATTGATGTCTATCTGTGAAGGTTTCGGCTCTTGTTCACCCAAGGTCTCATGGGCTTTGCCAACGGGGGAAGAAATAAATTCACATGCCGTGTTCTCTAGTGCATTTACTCTTCTTTTAAAACTTTGGAGTTTTGAGCACACTCCACTTGAACAGGCCATGGGGGATTTGCCATCAGTGGCTTCCCAGCTAAGTCCTGAGTACCTGCTCTTGGTGAGGAACTCTCAGCTAGCATCACCAAGCCACTGTTCTAACTATCTGACCAAAAGCCAAAAAATTTCCAAGTTGTTAAGTCCACCATCCACTCAGCCTATATTTGTGGATTCTTTTCCGAAACTAAAATGTTGGTACCGACAGCATCAGGCCTGTATAGCCTCTCCACTATCCGGCCTTACACCAGGCACTCCTGTCCATCAAATTGTCGAGTCTCTCTTGAATATGCTTTTCAAAAAAGTCAACAGAAGTACGACGTCTGGAAGTAGTAGTTCATCTAGTTCAGCTGTGGAAGAGGCTGTTCTACGGCTCCAGTTACCTGCGTGGGATATTTTGGAAGCTCTTCCATTCGTGCTGGATGCCGCTTTAACAGCCTGTGCCCATGATAAGTTGTCACCGCGTGATCTAGCCACAGGTTTGTGTGATACCCTCTATAACATACATCTGCCTAGTGTTCATGACCAATGGAATAACTCAATGCTCTTTGGTTTTTAG